TTAGATTCTTCTAGCAAGtattcattttctataaatgGTGAAGATTTGCTTTGATTATAGGTTAAAGGGATTTTAACCTCTCAAGTTGAAGGGACTTCATCTCTATTGTTCAATGAAATCTTGATCTTCTCTCTCTAAGTGGGAAGCCTAGAAAAACGAGTGAGAGAGATACTAGTTTCCATTTCATGTATGCGTAAACTTCTATCAATAGAGTTTTGGGTTTGGTTAGATGAGTTTGTGAACTGTTTTTCTTTGATCTAATACCTTTCATtgtaatttacatttttaagtTAGTAGATTTGAAACTCTCTAGACTTAATTAGTCCCATGAATGTTGTAGGCTATGGCTTTTACTTTAGgctatattatttgttttatttcactACATTTTCTTGGCGTAATACTTACAAACATCactataacaaatttaaaaaagggtaatgaaaatttttgttccaaaaaattaaaaatttgtccttaaaaataaaaaaggtcattaaatatcaaaaaaataatctttagaAGTTAAATATTTTGTCCCTAAATTAACTATTTGTTATAGTGAATATTAGATTTACTTGCTAAAAATTATGTTCCCAAAAGTGTGTATACAGTAAACCTATATCACTTACATTTACAAAACATCATTCAGGTTCCACTGCAATTGCATATTTGATTAGTTTctcaaaaatacataaactacAAGAGCTAACAAGCTCTCTACAGGTAGCtgccaaaatatattaatataaagttatCCTATGGTACTAATACGACACCGTGCATACCTCATTAATTGGTTTTAACAATATCCATTCTCTTGTATATGTTTCAGTTTGgtgaaagaaaatgaggatTCCAGCCAACCTTGAGCTTTGGCTCTTTCAACATAATGTATGAATTTCTTCTCAGCATCAGGCACATCCAAGGCTAAGTCATCAAGATATTCTTCCACTCTCTCGAACCCTTTTGTCATTTGATTCATGGTGATGAGTCCTGAGTCAAAACACTCCTTGAGCAACCCCCAGAGCCTTTCATTCTTCTTCTCAATGACACTCACTAGTGCTTTTTTGACAATCTCATGGTGGAAAAATGGCATGCCTAATTCCTTTATGCAGCGGAAAGCTTCTTGTACCTCTCCTCCGGATTCATACTCTTCTAGTAGCTTTCCAATTTTGTCTTTGACATCCTCCACAGCCCAGCCTGACTGGCTGGTCCCCCCGCCTCCCCAGCATCTTAGTATCCGCTCTCCAGAAAGTCTTGCATTCAGCAGTGACTTTGCCATTTGCAGCACTTTGCTACCTATCGATTCTGGCCCCGAAAACTGGCTGGCAATCTCTTCTAAGTGAAGAGGTGCCAGGACTTCGTCCACCACTGCTCGAGCCAAGAACATTCCAAGATCTTCAACCACAACTGGGTTGTCGAGAGCAGTGTCATCGGCTGATTCTAGCAGCATCACAAAACCGCTGACAACATCATCAGGAGGGAAGGATAAAGATGACAGCAGAACAGAAGCCATTTCCTTTTCTCTGTTCTTTCTATCCATGGCAAGAGTTATCAGTTTCTTGACAAAGATAGCATTCAGTTCATCAGAAGATGTGCTGTTCTCTGAATCTAGACAGCTTTGTACCTCTAAAATGTCAACAGACAAGAAATACTCTTGAATGATTGATTGAGccttgattttaaaatttttacaagcACTATCCTCTAGTGACCTCTTTCCTGGCTGCAATGAGAGTGATTTCAAAGATGAAGCACACAACCAGCCCTCGGATGCTGCCTTGGAAATCAATGTATGCAATATTTTTCTAGCATTTGGTATGTCAAGTGATAAATCATCCACAGTGTCGATAATCCTGTTAAACCCTTTTGTTATTTGGCTAGAATTGATCAAACCTTCTTCAGAAGCTTCTTTCAGTAAATCTAGTAACCATCCTTCAGCTTGGCGTCTCTCCATTGCCATCATTAGAGCCCGTTTAACTATTTCATGGTGAAAAAATGGAACTTTCAATTCTTTGATGCATCTGTAGGCCTCTTTTTTGTCACCACTCACCACAAACTCAATCAACAAATTGTTTATCCTCTCCTTCACTTCGTCAACTGTCTTATTCTTGCTACCTCCCCATCGCCTTTCTATAATTTCTGCATGAAGAGGAGCCGCGAGGTAACCTTTCTCAGCCCTTTTCAATACTTCAACTCCTTTGGAATCCTTAGGCAAGGAAACCATTTGTTTCTTCAAAAATGCAGGTGGGAGAATGTCATCAACCACAGCTCGAGCTATGAACAATGCTAAAACATCAACCGTATCAGGTATATCAACAATCAAGTCATCTGCAGATTCCACCAATTTCCTGAATCCTTTATAAACCTGCGGCGGATCAATGTCATCGGCATAAAGAGCAGATAACAGAAGAGCAgccatctctttctctttgtcgTGCCTATCCATAGCAAGAGAGACAAGCTTCTTTACAAAATAGTAGTTATAGCTAGGCATTCCAAGCACTCTCAATTCATTTGCTGTCGACACAACATCATCAGTGGTAAAGTATTCCTCCACAATTACTGTTGCTTTCTTTTTGTACTCAATCAAATCCACAGCTGATTTCCTTATATTTACACGTTCAAATTCCTACATCGgaaataaaaattcatcaatTCTTGAAACTACAACAACAATATACAGTAACATCCTAGGAAAATTGAGAAATATGAACATAGAAAGGGGTAACATTAACTAACTACCTCACTGCTATCATAGTTCGGATCTTTTGGGTCAAGAAAATTATTGTCATCTGTATCAAACAATCCTCCCCAGGTACCCTTTCCCCCGGCTCCACCTGCATAATtgcaacaataaaattaagaatgagCTAGAATACCAAGCAGAAAATAAGTAATTTGTTTAATCTTTTATCAGAATTTCACATTCCTTAGAAGTACAAGGTCTTTCGAGCAATCTAATCATTCAGATAtatgaaaaaaacatttttctttagATTAGATTTTATGATCTCTAAATTCATTCTTCAAAATACAACAAAGGAACAATAATTTACtagttttaccttttttagGCCGCCCATCTCTTGGGGAATTTGAACGCCGTTCATACCTGACTGGGCTGCTCACTCTGCTTGGACTCCCCTTGATCGGGCTCTCCTTTCTAGAGCCATGTCTGCCATATTCGTTCGGAGACCTTGGGTACTTCGGAGACCTCGGAGACCTGGGTGACCTTGGAGATCTCGGCGACGTTGAGATCTTCAATGGCTTAACGGATAAACTATTTGCACCCTCCGAAGCAGAACCACCTTTGGACTCCATTACACACCAACCctgatgaagaaaagaaaaccctaCACAAATGTGAATCTGCATAGACCTGTGAGAAAACAAAATCTGCATTTTCTCCAAATACTTGCATCTAAGAGAGATAACGGAAACCAAATTTTcgaacccaaaatttgaaaagaattaGCATAAATGTGTAGAATGCAATGGAAGAAGATAccattaaaacaatttttagaaaaattaggAACCCAGAAgatcaaaaaaattttcatctacGTTACACAATCTAAACCAAACATTCCCAGAACATTTGTTTTTTTCCCACAAAAacattaatagaaaattcttcaaattaaacatccctaaaataaatttaagattaaccttaaaaataaaaaataacagatTATTATCCAACATGCTTTGTATCATCAATCCAATAGCATCTATCCATCCAATGCATCAAATAACAGAAAGACAAACAAAGTTAACAAAAATTACCACAAACATTCCCAATTTTTTTCCATAGAGATTACTTTATAGAATAAAGATTAACCAATACTTATAAATTGCAAGGAAAGACTGAAGAGTCTTACCAAAAGCCAAGCTGAAATCACTAAGTTTAGTTGAATATATTACCGCCGGAGCGACACAGCACGCCGGCGATTGAAGAATGGTAAAAGTGgattgaagagaagaagaaatttaaGGAAAGGTAATTGGTGAAGGGGGAAGATTTTTTGGGTAGCTAAAAGAGAGAAATTTAAGAGTGAAAATGAGAAGTTTGCAGATTAGTAGTTTAAATCTGTTATGAGTTAACGAATTACAGTAAAAATGCTCGGCTGAGAGAGTCTTGTTTTCTGCCTTTTGAAACGGGAAAAACCCCGCCAATTTCGTCGGTCAAGCAACTGAATTTTATTACGTTCTCTCCTTTTatacaaggccaaaagacttattcccgcatgatataataaaattctaaactCTTACATTTCTCTTATCGAAAATCTAAACACTCATTTagaataaaaggtaaaatttttattttatcaataatattaaaaaaattataattttatcttatttttctctctatgttttgaaaattatcaacttCACCCTTATCTaaatatttcaagttttaaaaaaatgactattcTCCCCatcccaccccccccccccccccccccccctctcccACCTAGGTTTTTCTCTTCTCCCGTCTTCAACCACTACATTGTCACTAGCGCCGTCCTCACTATGAGAATCGCTTGAATGGCTTTGTCGTCTCTTTGTCAGATGACCTCCCACGATGGCTATCTGAACGATTCCAACAGTGAGGATGGAAAAAGGATGGCGTCGATGATGGTGTGATGGCCAAAGAGGGGAGAAGAGAAAAACCtaaaatgggaaatagtcattttttaaaacttgaaatgttTAGACATaggtaaagttgttagttttcaaaatttagagagaaaaattagataaacttatatttttttaatattattgataaaatgacaattttacctttgactCTAATAGAAAAGTTTATCAGATTTTTGGTAataagtgggtatttaaatttttgaaagttaaagggGATGAacttgagatttcactataccttgggtgggaataagtcttttggcctttattcaACTGTGTTACattttttgcataaattttGCTTCTAATTGATTtctctatttatataaattctaataaataatgttatatatacatattttttatgtataatttagatatacagataatgtgttattatgtgattaagtattattttatctttaatataaattattcagTCATAtactaacatattatttgtatatccaaattatatacgcataattttattgtattataatgTCTTTGTATTATTCAACcactataattattattttttatttttttctccttcaaacacattttttaatacaaaagatacataattgtgattttatcttaatattaaaaaaatattaatttgtttaagtaTTGTAATTCCATTTaaaccttttatttattttaaaaaaaaatcccaaaaacaaaaaatcaacgCCTGACCGCAACATGAAAAACTATTCTTACGGGTTAATAGTTTCTTTTTACAACATAAATAGGGTAATtatatattgctttttttttttttttttgatttttttaagagAAGAAGCCACtgtttaagaattaaaataataattcatctCCATATTTATTGCATTATGGtgtgaatttgaatcaattccCTTCCAATACGACGTCGTTAGGCATTAGTTAGGAAGTTGGAAAAAATGCACCATTTCACTTAAAGGATGGAAGATGACATCATGCTGCATTTTGCATTCCAACATTGCATTCTATTGTGTTGcgttttgaatgttttgagtGTCATTTAAGTGAATtttaaatgtaatgaaaatgCTAACATGGCATTAGTTAGTGAAATCAGTTGGATTATAAAGAGGAGAAACTGTAGTCGTAACAAAAAAGTATGAGGAATGACACCATTTTTATCCTTCCTTGgcattttgttatttatgttttttccttCTCAAAATTTGTGTGTTCTCTCTCTAACTCTTATCTCTTGTAATTCTatgatttttgtattttatgttttggAGCACActaattggtatcaaagctaaATGATCCGGAGCATGGCAAAAGGCACTCAAGTACAGTAACTTCAATGAGAATTGGTCTAGATGAGCTAAGTTCGAATCTTTGTCAACAACAACTACTGATTGAATCCATTAATACAATCAAAAACATGATCGATGGTTTAAACttgcaaaattttgaaattagggcTAAATACGAGCCGAATTGGACCCGAACAGGGCCCAACTCATTTTCGGCTCGCTTTTGATAAGCCAAAGCTCTGCTCAAGTTTGGGCTCACTGAGCTAGTTAAACACATGTTCGTATTCGgctcatttcataattttactgTTTGGGCTTGTGTGTTCTAGCTCGAGCTCGCATTTCAAGCTCGAAAGCTCGACTTCAAGCTCGTATTTTAGGGAATAAACGGTGtcatttattttaagttaaaaatttttttcatttaagtgaGCAGCTTGTGAGCCAAGCTCAGCTCGCTCAACCTATGTTCAGGTTCGAACTCGTGTTCGTTTTTCGCTTAAAATCTAGGCTCACGTTCATATTCAGGTTCGTTTAAAGGAAGCTCAGTTCGGGCTCGTTCAAGCAAAGCTAGTTCGAACCCAAATAAACTTGCTTCGAATCCAATCCTATTTGGAATCCTCACCAAATAGAAGATGGTGGACCTAACAGAAGGGGGAGTTGAGACAGGACCTGGCCAAAAATGTCTTTAGGGACAATCGACTAAGCTAGAGTTTCCAAAATTTAATAGTGAAGATCTAGAAAACTAGTTTTTTAGGGTCGAATACTTCTTTGAAGTGGATAGTACAATTGGGTGAAAATAGTTGCTTTGCAATTGGATGGGAAAGTCATTCAGTGGCATCAAGGATTCATTAAGGCCAAAGACAATCAACTTGTGAGCTAGAAGGAATATGTACACCAGTTGATTTCCCATTTTGGCTCTTAAGCTTATGATGATCCATTAGCAAACTTACGCAATTTATGTCAAGTTGGTCATTTTCAACAACATCTTGACTTATTTGATAAACTGTATCTGAGAGTTGGAATCAGAGAAGACCAGACTCTCAGCTTTGTTTTGTCCAAGATTGGTGGATGTGCTACAAAAGCTAGTTTGTATGTTTAAACCTAAGACATTAGCTAAGGCTTTTGCCTTGGCTAAGCTATAGGAGGTAACAGTGGCTGCTATAAGTGATCAACCAAAACCCTCTACCAAGACCTCTCAACTAACGTATCTTATAAAAGTTTAGTCACATTTTAACCTTCTAGTAATGCATTTCACTCTAGTAGCAATCAGAAAGTAAACACACAGGTGGGAATATTGTGGACTTCACCCTTGGCCAAACCTATAAATATCTTACCTCCTCAGAACACCAAACCTTTAACTAACAAGGAAATTGATGAGAAAAAGGTCGAAGGCTTTTGTTTGTAGTGcaatgaaaaataatccttcaaCCACAAATGTAAAAATGAACAACTCTATACTTTTTAATTAGAGGTTGATACTAGAGAGGCGGATGAATTAGTTGATGAACTTGAAAGGGAAAAACAAGGTAGAGATGAGTCCAACTTGATGCAAATTTCTTTGAATGCACTCAATAGGGAAAAAGGGGCAAAGGTAATGAGATTATTGGGTATCCATGGTAAAAAGGCCTATTTTTTACTCTCATTGATTCAGGTTGTACTCACAACTTTCTAAGTGAGAAAATTGCTCTAAAATTACGACTCACTACAACAGGCCTCAATTCATCTCATAGTGTAACCAAGCAAATTTCAATTGACAATACTACAGGTTGTCTGAGAAACTACCTAAGGTAAGTGGCTAGAATTAGACCTATTGTTATAACATTTTTAGGGTGTTTTTGTTGAGAAAACACAAATTACCTCCACCAAGTGATTGGGATCATAAGATTATCTTAAAAGAGGGGGCTAAGTCAGTAACATTAAGGCCTTACAGACACAATAGTTTTCATAAGGATATTATTGAGAAGATGGTGAAAGAGATGTTGGATTCAGGAGTCATCAGACCCAACAACAACTTATACTCCGGGCCATTAGTTTtggtataaattacaaaagttTGAATCAATCTACTATCAAGAATAAATACCCAATCCCTGTGGTGGAAAAGTTGTTAGATGAAATGTCAGGGGTAAtgattttttgttaaaactGACTTGAAGTCTGGGTAATGGCAGATAAAAATATAccctaaattttgtttttaagacattcttaaggtttattttggtttttttttaatgatatactCATTTTTAGTAAAAAACAATTCTGACATTGCTAAAGAATCATAAGCTAATGGCCAAGAGAAGTAAATGCTCTTTTGGATACTCATAGATTTCCTACTTAGGATATATCATTTCAACAAAGAGTGTAAGCATagatcttaaaaaaatttgagcAATGAAAAAGTGGCCTATTCTTAGACAATAAAATAGTTGAGGGGCTTTCTAGGTCTAACGAGATACTACCAGAAATTTGTAAAGGGTTGTGGTCACATTACTCGACCTTAGTTAGAGTTGCTGAAAGTAAATGTCTTCTATTGGAATAGTGCAACCCAAAAGTcttttgaaaaactcaaagaaaCTATGGTCACCACTCAAGTGCTTGCCTTGCTAGATTTCTCCaagaaatttatgattaaaacaTATGGTTGTGGGGACAAAATTGGAGCTATGTGGATGTAGGAAAGACACCCCATAACATATATTAGTAAGGCTTTAACACCTAAGAATCAACTCCTCtctatttatgaaaaagaaatgttggttatcctatttataataaagagaTAAATGTCTTACTTAACTAATTAGGAGTTTACTATTAAGATGAATCACTAAATTCTTGAACACTTGTCAAAGCAAGAATAGCTATACCTATGCAGTAGACCTAAATCACAAAGTTGATGCAATTTGATTGTGatattgtgtataaaaaagggaaagaaaacttAATAGTAGATGTTTTATTCAGGTTGCCCAACATGAAGATGAATAGCCTGACTTTTGTATTGTTGccttcataaatattaaaaaaggtaGAAGACTCATAGATTGAGGATACACAACTACTATccattattcaaactaaacaacaAACTTTTGATACTTATAAAGGTTACTCTTGGTACCAAGGAAGTTACAAAAACGAGGTTAATATGTTGTAAGGAACAATAGAACACTTCAAAATGACCTTATCAacttattcaaaatcatcaactATAGCGGCCATTTTGGAATAAGCATGACTAAAACAACTCCATTTAGTTGTATATTGGAAAAAGGTTATGACATGATGTGCATAATTTGTCATAACCTATCTATTTGCACTAGcctaagaaaggttcatttggcCTAACTCTAACACTTAGgtcaattttgtttaaatagcCAAGAGTCGAGCCAAGCTCCTATATCAGATCAACCCACTGTGCTAAACCACTCTACATGTGTCATCAACAAGCCAACAGGGGAACCATGCAACCTAGTATGCAGAAGACTCCTTAGTTAGACAAATTCGTATTCAATGACATTGTTCATACGTACATGGGAAACTCTACTTGAAGGCCAATAGGATTTTGGTCATCTTTGGTGATATAAACATAACTCCTGGGGAAAGAGACTCTACAGCTGGGCGTCTATGACTAGAACACCTATGCAAGCTGTCATGTAAGCATCTAGCATAGGACCTTTGAGTTCTTATAACATGTAGGGGCTTAAGAGCGTATGAATATAAAACATGCCTTGATACCTTTGTATATGTCATTGTACTTTGTCTTTTTTTGTAAGCTTTTTGCTTATAAAAAACCACACTTGTACAACACATTTTACCTAAGTAATACAAAACATATTTCTAATATATTGAGCTCtctatatttatctttttgtgttCTTTACTTTGTATGTTTGGACTAATATTGTGctcttgtttatttttgtttaagcagTAATATCGATAACATTTAGGTTGACTTAGTGCACTTTATCGCTAAGTGTCGCACAGGATCATCAAGTAAACATTAAGCCTGTGATAAGTGGTATTAAAGTCGTTCAACTAAAGATGATGAGTTCTGGGGAAGTTACCATTCACGAAAGCCatgaaaaggaaaggaaagcaCAAGATACTAGAAAACGACACAAAGAGAAGTCACGGGACACTGTCTCAGACATGAACACTAAACTTGCAAGGTTAGAGCTAGCTTTTAGGGACAAATTCGACCAAGTGGGGGAACTTGGAAAACATACCGAGAAACTTGAAAGCAACCAAAAGGAGTTGCGAGAAGAAACACAAGGTACACTCAATGTCATTATCGAATCATGTATGAACCAAGGTAACTAACTAAGGAACTCTCTTTTTACTACTATTGATGTTTTGCATGATGAAGTTACAGCTTTATGAGAGGAAGTTCAATGTTAGAAACTGGTTTAGGTAAGGTGCAAGGTGACTGGGCCATTTGCAAAATGGTTGTAGCATAGGGACAAGTTGTTGTCATACTAGTCATAACAAGACTTTCCAAGGTTGACATACCCAAGTCGAAAGCATACAAAAAGACCAGAAATGCTAAGGAGATCGACAATTTCCTATAAGGCATATAGCAGTTCTTTCACATTGTCGATGTTGGGGAAGACACTAATAAGATTAAGCAGCACACAATGTACCTTGATGACATTGTTATGGTTTGGTGGCACTGAAGGCATGTAAAAATGGAGTAGGCAATAATACCATTGTAACATGGGATGAGTTCAAAGGTGAACTCAAGTAATAGTTCTATCTAAAAAATGTTGAACATGAGGCCAAAGCCAAACACTGTCAACTCACTCACATGAGCAATGTGAAAGACTACGTCAAAGAGTTTTCTAAATTACTATAGGAGATTAACAACTTTCCTAACAATGAAGCATTGTTTTTGCTACATAGATTGGCTACAACCGTGGGCTAAGATCTAATAGAGATGAGTTTAAGATCTTAATGCAGCTATAGACATCATCAAGTCACTTGTTGAATACAAGAAGTTAGAAAAGACCAAAGACAAGAAGCATAATAAGGGCAAAAATGAGGGAGAGCCACTATTCTAAGGATGGAGCCTAAGACCACTACAAGCACAAAGGCAAGGCCATTCAGAAAGATGAAATAGACCACCAAGACAAAAGCCACTAAAAAAGGCCACCAAAGTGTTTCTTGCATGACAAGGCATATGTAGTCAAATAGTGTCCAAAGAAGGGCAGGTTGACAACCCTTATGGAAGACCGTCCATACCTATAGCCACAACAAGAAACCCAAGTAGGTTCACTACAAATTTTGAGCTCTATCAAAACTAAGGTAGAGGTGCcaaaatttgagaaattgagGCAACTTTATATAGCAGCCCAGATCAGGGACCAAGAGGTACACGCCCTTGATGACACAAGTGCATCCCATAACttcataaaatagaaaaaaactaAGTAAGCCTCTGTCATGAGCAAGGGCAATGGAGGCTCAAGGCAGTCAACTCTGCACCAAAGACAACTTATAACATTGCACGGGGGGTTCATGTATGTTTGGATGAATGGTCAGgtattcttgatttttttgtgttgtttcCATGGATGACCATTCTATTGTGCTTGGTATGGAGTTTATGGATCAGGTCAGGGTAGTGCTCATCCCTTTTGCCAACATTATAATGATTTTGGAGGAAGGAAAGACTAGCTCGATGCTTCTTTCCTATGAAGGAGTCCCTTTCAATCTTGTAGTTTACAAAGGGTCTCAAGAGAGTCGAGCCTACTTTCCTTGCAACCTTTAAGGAGGAGCCATGCCATAAGTCAATCGACCTACCTGTAGACATCTAAGACACCTTGGAAGAGTTCAAAGATGTCATACCGCTAGAATTGCCCAAGCACTTATTGTTGTAACAAGAAGTTAATCACCACATTGAGTTAAAACTAGGGATCAAACCACCGATGCTATGCCCTATCGAATGGCACCTCCTAAGCTAACGGAATTAAGGAAGCAACTCAAGAAGATGCTAGATGTCGGGTTCATTTAACCATCATAGACACCCAAGGTGTTGGATGATGTTGTATTGCTTTTTGCATTCCAGTATTGCGTTCTATTGTGTTGTGTTCTATTGTTTTgcattttgaatgttttaagTGTCGTTTAAgggaattttaaaaataatgaaaataccgATGTGGCATTAGTTATACACAATTAGTTGGATTATAAAGATGAGAATACGCAGTTGTAATAAAAAGGCATaagaaataacatttaattttttccttcccTTAAAGTTTTGTTATCtgtattttttcctttttaaattttttgtgttCTCCATCTAACTCTTATCTCGTGGTAATTCtgtgatttttatattttttgttttggagcTTACCATATTATTTAACCAACTTTAGTAGATTTAAAagaagatatatttgaaaagatAGATACTTtgtcgtttttaatatatttgataatttataatttagtgaGTTgagaattattataaaaaataaaagttactaAAGGTTTAATACTAATTCGTTGACACTTGATACACTCGAAAATCTTGTTATTAAGTGTGTTTAATGTATCTTTCTACTTAATATAAGTAAAACATTTAAAtgctaaaaaataatatttgacatAAAATGTAACTAATTAAAGTTAAACCATATATACTACATACACTTAACAATCAACACTCATCTTTACattagaaaatgataaattgttaaaaaatgatACTTCCAATGCAAAGTTTAgcttaaatgttttattttactttaaggccatttttaattattttttaataagtcaTTATTTTTGCAAAAGAAGGTTAATATTGTCCTAGGATACACTTTTAGATCCTAATTTATTCGATAAGACTCTTTTAACTTACTCAACCATCAAATGATTACCTTTAGTCCCataactttgatgaaatgatctCAATTATTTAGGATGCA
This is a stretch of genomic DNA from Mangifera indica cultivar Alphonso chromosome 11, CATAS_Mindica_2.1, whole genome shotgun sequence. It encodes these proteins:
- the LOC123229711 gene encoding MA3 DOMAIN-CONTAINING TRANSLATION REGULATORY FACTOR 2 translates to MESKGGSASEGANSLSVKPLKISTSPRSPRSPRSPRSPKYPRSPNEYGRHGSRKESPIKGSPSRVSSPVRYERRSNSPRDGRPKKGGAGGKGTWGGLFDTDDNNFLDPKDPNYDSSEEFERVNIRKSAVDLIEYKKKATVIVEEYFTTDDVVSTANELRVLGMPSYNYYFVKKLVSLAMDRHDKEKEMAALLLSALYADDIDPPQVYKGFRKLVESADDLIVDIPDTVDVLALFIARAVVDDILPPAFLKKQMVSLPKDSKGVEVLKRAEKGYLAAPLHAEIIERRWGGSKNKTVDEVKERINNLLIEFVVSGDKKEAYRCIKELKVPFFHHEIVKRALMMAMERRQAEGWLLDLLKEASEEGLINSSQITKGFNRIIDTVDDLSLDIPNARKILHTLISKAASEGWLCASSLKSLSLQPGKRSLEDSACKNFKIKAQSIIQEYFLSVDILEVQSCLDSENSTSSDELNAIFVKKLITLAMDRKNREKEMASVLLSSLSFPPDDVVSGFVMLLESADDTALDNPVVVEDLGMFLARAVVDEVLAPLHLEEIASQFSGPESIGSKVLQMAKSLLNARLSGERILRCWGGGGTSQSGWAVEDVKDKIGKLLEEYESGGEVQEAFRCIKELGMPFFHHEIVKKALVSVIEKKNERLWGLLKECFDSGLITMNQMTKGFERVEEYLDDLALDVPDAEKKFIHYVERAKAQGWLESSFSFTKLKHIQENGYC